The genomic stretch CGGGCCCTTCGCGTCCCGTCTTGAAATGCTCGTGCGGCAGCTTTTCGTTCATCAGCGCGACAGCCCCCATGCCCAGAATGATCGAGACGCATACGATGGCCGCAGGCATCGCGCCGTTCTCGAACATTGGCTCTGCCGCATCCAATGCCGGGATGATCAGCGAAAAGAACGAGGCTGACAGCATGACACCGGCAGCGAAGCCGAGCGACAGATCGCGCGTGGCCCGAGACGGAATGCGCCCGAACAGCACTGGAACTGCTCCGACTGCCGTAAGCGATCCGGCAGCGAGGCTTCCGAGAAAGCCGAGCATTATCGGAGACAGATTTTCCATGGGCCGGCCAGATTATCCTTCGGCGTAGCTTGAAAAGACTTCTGTCGACCCGTCCTTGCGGATGAGGAAGACATCATAGGCTTCACGGTTTTCTTCCGGCCCCATGCCGGGCGAGCCATAGGGCATCGCCGGAACGGCGAGGCCGACGGCGTCCGGGCGCTCTTCGAGAAGCCGGCGAATATCAGCAGCCGGGACATGGCCTTCGATCACGTAGCCATCAATGAGCGCGGTGTGGCAGGAGACCATGCGCTGCGGCACGCCGTTGTCGAGCTTGAAACGTACGAGTAGCCCGCCGTTCATGTCCTGGCCGGTCGGCTTGAACCCGTTTTCTTCGAGATGGTTCATCCACGAGAGGCAGCAGCCGCAACCGTTCGTCTTGCGGACGTCGATCGCCGTTGCCTCTGCGAGGACCTGGGCCGCTGGTAACAGGGCGAGGGTGATTGCCAGAGCTTGGGTCATGCGTTTCATGGGTCAAAGCCTTTCGGTTGCCGTTTCGGCAATCTCGCTGCCGAGGTTTTCATTCAGAAGCGCGCGCGCCTCGGCGAGGCGCGAGAGTGCGGCGGTGTCATCCGCTTCCCTCTCGGCCGCTTCGGCGAGCCGGTCGTCAGAGAGGGGGTCAGTCGGGCGCCCATCCACGAGGACTTCGTAGTGCAGGTTCGGACCTGTCGCCGTGCCAGTCGCGCCGACGCGGCCGATCACATCTCCCGCCGCAACGCGTTGGCCTTGTGCCAGGTCTTCCGGCACGGCGCTCAGATGCGCGTAGCGCGTCACGGTGTCGGAGCCGTGCGAGATTTCGACCACGCGACCATATCCGCCGCGCCAGCCGATGAAACTGACCCGCCCCGGTGCCGTCGATTGAACCGGTGTCCCACGTGCTGCTGCGAAATCGACGCCTGTGTGCATCCGGACGTTGCCAAAGACCGGATGCGTGCGGCGTCCGAACACCGAGCTGAGGCGCGCACCCTCGACCGGCTGTGCGAAGACGCGCAGCACCTCGCCATCAACGTAGATCGTCGCCTGACCGCTGCCGTCGTCCGGCCATACGATCTCGTAAAGCGAACCGCCGATCTCCAGTGCGGCGAAGGCGAGCTCGGGCTGTCCGATCCTCTCCTCACCCACACGCGCCTCGCGCCAGAGAAGCCTCAGTGTCTCGCCACCGGCCATCTCGCGGCGGAAATCCACGGTCCCACCCAGCATCTGCGCAAGGTCCACGGAAAAACGGGCGGGTATGCCGGCTTCGCCGAGTGCCGCGAAGATCGAACTGTCGATCACGGCTTCGCCGGCAAGGGTTGCGATCTCCGGATCCGGAGCCACGACCTGGGTGGACAACTGCTCGCCGAAAAGCACCTCGATCCGAACCCCGTCCTCGACGGCGAGCGAGACGGTGCGGGGGCTGCCGTCCATGGTCGAGACAACAGTGACCGAATGCCCCGGCCGCAGCCGTCGCAGATCGTATTCCGCGCCAAGCGCGAGGGCAACTGCGGCTCTTTCAGGTGCCGCAAGACCGGCTTCGGACAGCAAGAAATCGAGCGTCTCGCCAGGCGCAATGTCGCGCGACCACGTCGACAGCGGTGGCTCGATCGCCCGTACCGGCACGTCGGCAAACGCGACCTGCAGAAGGGGTAGGGGGCCGAGGTCGGGTGCATCCTCTGCCCATGCCGTCGCGGGCAACGTCACGAGGATGTCAATGTTTCTAGGGGCTTCAGGACCTTGGGGCATCCAGCTACCTGCCTGGGCAAGTTCCGGCGGCACGGGTTCTTTCGACAAAAGATCGGAGATGGCGATGGCCGCCCCCGAAACCGTCCCCGCAATTGCGACACAAGCCGCCAAAGTTCTGAGCCTCATGTCGCCCCCTCCATTTCTTCTTCCAGCGCGCGGCGAATTTTCGGCACCGCGAACTCTCTGGCTTCGTGATAGTCGATCATGGTGACGAACCGCCCCGAGGCTGCGAACAGAAAGACACTCGCGGTGTGATTCATCGTGTAATCGCCGCTCTCCGTCGGCACCCGCTCGTAGGTGGCGCTGAAGCCGTCCGTGACGCGCGCGATCTGCTCTTCCGGTCCCGTCCAGCCACGTATCCCAGGATGGAAGTAGCCGACATATTCGGCCATCGTTTCGACAGTGTCGCGCTCGGGATCGACCGTGATGAAAGCCACATTCATTTCTTCGGCCTCGTCTCCCAGATCGTCGAGCCATCCCGAAATGTCAGAGAGCGTGGTCGGGCAGACATCGGGACAGTAGGTGAAGCCGAAGAACGCCATCGTCGGGCGACCGATCAGGGTTTCCGGCCCGACCGCGTTGCCCTCATGATCCGTCAGACGGAAATCCATCTCGGTCAGGGCCACAGGCCGCTGCCCGGTAGGTGCGGGTGCACCGGGTCCGTCAACCCGCCACCAACCGACGAAGAGCATCAGGGCGACCGCCCCGACACCAGCCGCGCCGTACCCCAGCATTGTCCGTCGCCGCATCAGTCCTCCGGCCCCCGCGCGGCGATTCCGAGGATCGGCACCTCGACCGTCACTTCGCCTCCGTCGTCGAAAAGCAGGGTCAGCGTAAAGGTGTCCCCTTCCGTCATCAGTTCTTGCAGCCGCATCAGCATTGCGTGCAGGCCCCCCGGTTCGAGCGCGACGCTCTCGCCCGGGGCGATCGCGATCTCCCCCGCCGGGCTCATGGAACTCACACCTTTGGCATTTGTCGTCGTCTCGTGAATTTCGGGCATCATCGCGAGCGGTGTTGTAAGGCCGATCAGCGTCACTGGCTCGTCGCCAGTGTTGCGGATCGTCATGTAAGCGGCCCCGGGACGGTTCACCCCGATGGAAGCGCGGGACCACGCGTTCTCGACAACAACATCCCCGGGTCCGGCCAGCGCGGGCACTGAGAGCGCTCCAAAGGTCAAAAGCGCGGCCAGTTTGCCGGTGAAAGTATGCGTTTTCATCGTTCTGATCCTGCCCTTTTCATTCAGCCTTGCGCGGCAGCGACTTCGGCTGCCACCAATCGCCGCAGTTCTGCCTCCCCGAACGGATCGAGCGGCTTGCCGTTCACGAAGAATGTGGGCGTCTGGCGAACTCCCACGGTCTCTACGTCGGCACGATCCTGATTCAGGATTCCCACGACATCGGGTGCCAGCATTTGCGTGCGCGCGGCTTCGGCATCGAGCCCGGCCGTGGCGGCGATCTGAAGGATCAGGCCGGGCTCCGGGGCACCGTGCGACGCCCATTTCGGCTGTTCCCGCAGAACGGCCTCGAGCACCGGCACGTAAACGTCCTGCATACGCGCCGCCTCGAGCACGCGGATCGCTTCCTCGGATGCCTCGCCGTGGAAAGGCGTGTAGCGGATCACGACGCGGACAGCATCCCCATGCTCGGCCATGATGTCCTTCACGATGGGATGAAAGGCGCGACAGGCCTCGCAGGCCGGGTCGAAGAATTCGACAATCGTGACGGGCGCTTCCGCAGGCCCGAGGATGGGCGAGTAGGGGCGGATCATCGCACCCGCGAGTTCCGGCGCAACAGGCTCCGCTTCGGCCACCGGGCCGGGGCGGGTTGCAAACCAGGTGGCTCCGCCGAAACCGGCGACGCCGAGAGCGAGAACGGACAGGATCAGGCCGCGTCGGTTCATGTTCGTGTGTCCTTCAATGAAAGGGCCGACAGGGCCCCGATCAGCGCGAAGGCGGCGAGCGCCATCAGCGGGATCGGG from Antarctobacter heliothermus encodes the following:
- a CDS encoding SCO family protein, translated to MRRRTMLGYGAAGVGAVALMLFVGWWRVDGPGAPAPTGQRPVALTEMDFRLTDHEGNAVGPETLIGRPTMAFFGFTYCPDVCPTTLSDISGWLDDLGDEAEEMNVAFITVDPERDTVETMAEYVGYFHPGIRGWTGPEEQIARVTDGFSATYERVPTESGDYTMNHTASVFLFAASGRFVTMIDYHEAREFAVPKIRRALEEEMEGAT
- a CDS encoding DsbA family protein, whose protein sequence is MNRRGLILSVLALGVAGFGGATWFATRPGPVAEAEPVAPELAGAMIRPYSPILGPAEAPVTIVEFFDPACEACRAFHPIVKDIMAEHGDAVRVVIRYTPFHGEASEEAIRVLEAARMQDVYVPVLEAVLREQPKWASHGAPEPGLILQIAATAGLDAEAARTQMLAPDVVGILNQDRADVETVGVRQTPTFFVNGKPLDPFGEAELRRLVAAEVAAAQG
- a CDS encoding DUF411 domain-containing protein — its product is MKRMTQALAITLALLPAAQVLAEATAIDVRKTNGCGCCLSWMNHLEENGFKPTGQDMNGGLLVRFKLDNGVPQRMVSCHTALIDGYVIEGHVPAADIRRLLEERPDAVGLAVPAMPYGSPGMGPEENREAYDVFLIRKDGSTEVFSSYAEG
- a CDS encoding M23 family metallopeptidase translates to MRLRTLAACVAIAGTVSGAAIAISDLLSKEPVPPELAQAGSWMPQGPEAPRNIDILVTLPATAWAEDAPDLGPLPLLQVAFADVPVRAIEPPLSTWSRDIAPGETLDFLLSEAGLAAPERAAVALALGAEYDLRRLRPGHSVTVVSTMDGSPRTVSLAVEDGVRIEVLFGEQLSTQVVAPDPEIATLAGEAVIDSSIFAALGEAGIPARFSVDLAQMLGGTVDFRREMAGGETLRLLWREARVGEERIGQPELAFAALEIGGSLYEIVWPDDGSGQATIYVDGEVLRVFAQPVEGARLSSVFGRRTHPVFGNVRMHTGVDFAAARGTPVQSTAPGRVSFIGWRGGYGRVVEISHGSDTVTRYAHLSAVPEDLAQGQRVAAGDVIGRVGATGTATGPNLHYEVLVDGRPTDPLSDDRLAEAAEREADDTAALSRLAEARALLNENLGSEIAETATERL
- a CDS encoding copper chaperone PCu(A)C, giving the protein MKTHTFTGKLAALLTFGALSVPALAGPGDVVVENAWSRASIGVNRPGAAYMTIRNTGDEPVTLIGLTTPLAMMPEIHETTTNAKGVSSMSPAGEIAIAPGESVALEPGGLHAMLMRLQELMTEGDTFTLTLLFDDGGEVTVEVPILGIAARGPED